The nucleotide sequence GAGAAGATCGGAGTGATGAACGCGTTCGAAGCACTGCCGTCGAGGATAAGGCGAGGCCTTTCCGGGCTCACCGCCTTACCTTCGGACGATCGCGGGGTCGCCCTGGCCCTCGGAGGGGGCGGGGTGCGCGGGTTCGCCCACCTCGGCTTTCTCCGGGTGCTCGAAGAGGAGGGGGTGCCCGTCCGGGGCCTGGCCGGGACTTCTGCGGGCGCTCTTGCTTCCTGCGTGTACGCGTTTGGTCTCCCGCTCAGGCCGGAGCCGGTTCTCGAGGCGCTGGAGAGCCTGGGTCAGCTTCTCTCGCGGGGAGGCATGCTCTCACGCTGGAGGTGGATCCTCTCGATCTCGCGCCGACCGGCCCTGGTCGACGACGACGATTTCGTGAGCGGCATCGCGGGGCTCCTCGGTGAACGCAGGCTCGAGGAGAGCAGGGTCCCGGTCGCGGTGGTGACCGCCGATCTGCGCAGCGGAGACGTGGTGGTGCTGAGGGAGGGGCCCGCCGCCAGGGCCGTCGCCGCCTCGTGTGCCATACCGGGCGTCTTCCCGCCGTTCGAGCAGGATGGGCGTCTTCTGGTCGACGGGGCCGTC is from Rubrobacter calidifluminis and encodes:
- a CDS encoding patatin-like phospholipase family protein translates to MNAFEALPSRIRRGLSGLTALPSDDRGVALALGGGGVRGFAHLGFLRVLEEEGVPVRGLAGTSAGALASCVYAFGLPLRPEPVLEALESLGQLLSRGGMLSRWRWILSISRRPALVDDDDFVSGIAGLLGERRLEESRVPVAVVTADLRSGDVVVLREGPAARAVAASCAIPGVFPPFEQDGRLLVDGAVADKVPVSAARSVGGGGPVIGVDVSNPVPPSVAPRNGVEAAIMAGDASRRRLTQISLQEADLAVRLPLERQVERFEMQEAERLYRLGMEVGEEQLPEIKRLLDRNGVDSMVRKTYARLAFRT